One stretch of Pelmatolapia mariae isolate MD_Pm_ZW linkage group LG3_W, Pm_UMD_F_2, whole genome shotgun sequence DNA includes these proteins:
- the cnpy4 gene encoding protein canopy 4, whose translation MKLAVVSLFWLCGFVSAEENERLPNKCEVCKFLTVELQDALEKTARSREVLEVGEVLDTGKRRKKIKYNTSETRLTEAVDNICERILEYNVHAERPGSLRYAKGSSQTMTTLKNLVHKGVKVDLGMPYELWDEPSVEVTDMKKQCETMLEQFEDVVESWYFHHQDQRLENFLCENHVLETSEQECLKEVWKGDMGNKGGAEEETSVEEEVEEGKIHDAGEL comes from the exons ATGAAACTTGCcgttgtgtctttgttttggcTCTGCGGCTTTGTTTCGGCGGAAGAAAACGAGAGGCTGCCGAACAAATGCGAAG TGTGCAAGTTTCTGACAGTCGAGCTGCAGGACGCTCTGGAGAAAACCGCTCGCTCCCGTGAAGTCTTGGAGGTCGGAGAAGTGTTGGACACCGgcaagagaaggaaaaagatCAAATACAACACCTC GGAAACTCGGCTGACTGAGGCTGTAGACAACATATGCGAGCGCATCCTGGAGTATAATGTTCATGCAGAGAGGCCTGGCAGCCTGAGATATGCTAAG ggctCCAGTCAGACCATGACGACCCTGAAGAATCTGGTACACAAAGGGGTTAAAGTGGACTTGGGGATGCCGTACGAGCTGTGGGATGAGCCCTCTGTGGAGGTGACAGACATGAAAAAACAg tgtgagaCGATGCTGGAGCAGTTTGAGGATGTGGTGGAGAGCTGGTACTTCCATCATCAGGACCAGAGGCTGGAGAATTTCCTCTGTGAGAACCACGTCCTCGAGACATCAGAGCAAG aATGTCTAAAGGAGGTGTGGAAAGGAGACATGGGGAACAAAGGAGGAGCTGAGGAGGAGACAAGTGTGGAGGAGGAGGTAGAAGAGGGAAAGATTCATGATGCCGGGGAGCTCTGA